The DNA region AAGCAGCTCGTGGCGGAGGGTCGCCTTGAGCAGGACGGCGCGCGCACCGGCGTCGAGGATGGCGTCGACGTTCAGATCGTGATCGTAGGTGGTCATCACGATCACGCGGGCGTCGGGGTGCTCGTCGAGGAGCAATCGCAGTCCCAGCAGACCCTCGCCGTTGGCCAGTCGACTGTCGAGGATGGTGATGTCCGGCAGGCAGCCAGCGTAGGCGAAGAGCGCCGCCTCGACCGACGCCGCACGGCCGACCAAGACCATGTCGGTCTGGCTGCAGATCAGCTGCGCCACGCCCTCGCGCATCGGCGCGTGAGCTTCGACCACCATGATCCGCGTCGGCGTCTCCACGCCTGCACTATCGCACCGCCGGCGGGACGTCGTTGTACTCCGCACGGACGTGGGTCGCGTACCCATTCCGGGGTACGGGCCGCCAGTGGAGGCGTGGGCTCGGTCGTGGCCGGTGCGTTCGCTCACGTGATTGGTATCGTCAGCTCGACGGTCGTGCCGCGTGAGGCCATCGAGGTGATGCGCACGGTGGCCCCGACCGACCGGGCGCGTTCCTGCATGCCGACCAGCCCGAAGTGCCCGACCTTGCCGTGTTCCAGCACTTCCGGGTCGACTCCGATGCCATC from Luteitalea sp. TBR-22 includes:
- a CDS encoding response regulator — encoded protein: METPTRIMVVEAHAPMREGVAQLICSQTDMVLVGRAASVEAALFAYAGCLPDITILDSRLANGEGLLGLRLLLDEHPDARVIVMTTYDHDLNVDAILDAGARAVLLKATLRHELLPLIRRVRAGE